One Roseburia rectibacter DNA window includes the following coding sequences:
- a CDS encoding DUF3879 family protein, which yields MNINGLGNTYNSINTNSKQYKALKEKSWLSGVIENESMMSPEEKMIYEIFGGRDTIIKNLMKQFDSDGDLLNSNGVAGMDVTGKGTSWQKLTNISEDHRQKMFDNVKREFIQEKGLSNGDTTKRSDIFKDYQLSVSKDKRLSGTWTLEQYEGQYRAAMYAAVKSANPNWKPRQAFDASILDNVTRESVEATLVQNGNRLVHNSIDVSV from the coding sequence ATGAATATTAACGGTTTAGGTAATACCTATAATAGTATCAATACAAATAGTAAACAGTATAAGGCATTGAAAGAAAAAAGCTGGTTATCTGGAGTAATTGAAAATGAATCCATGATGTCTCCGGAAGAAAAGATGATATATGAAATATTCGGTGGAAGGGATACGATTATTAAAAATCTGATGAAGCAGTTTGATTCGGACGGAGATTTATTAAATTCAAATGGTGTTGCAGGTATGGATGTTACTGGAAAAGGTACATCATGGCAGAAACTTACAAATATATCCGAAGATCATCGTCAAAAAATGTTTGATAATGTGAAGCGGGAATTTATTCAGGAAAAAGGTCTTTCAAATGGTGACACAACAAAGCGTTCCGATATTTTCAAAGATTATCAGTTGAGCGTCAGCAAAGATAAGCGTTTAAGTGGTACATGGACTTTAGAACAATATGAAGGACAGTATAGAGCTGCTATGTATGCGGCAGTAAAATCAGCCAATCCAAATTGGAAGCCCAGACAAGCATTTGATGCAAGCATTCTTGATAATGTCACAAGAGAATCCGTAGAAGCTACACTTGTCCAAAATGGTAACAGACTCGTTCATAATTCTATTGATGTATCGGTATAA
- a CDS encoding ATP-binding protein: MILKRKIYKKLLEWKKECQGKKALLIEGARRIGKSTICEEFGKSEYKSFLLIDFAKKDKEVEGYFEKYLNDLDTFFMLLQTHFGTKLTERNSLIIFDEVQMFPQARAAIKYLVADGRYDYIETGSLISIRENVKNIVIPSEERHINMYPLDFEEFAIALEEDLLVEYIKKCFEKREPLERSMHNQAMLLFHQYMLVGGMPMPVVAFIESKKDFTEADREKRDILKLYREDIMKIDMRYRSKVLAIFDQIPGFLSQHEKRVVFKKLQDGSYADQYEETFFWLSDSMISNECFLCNDPNVGLSLNETRSYVKCYMGDTGLLVSHAFDENELLEDEVYKQILAGKLQINEGMLYENAIAQMLVANGHKLYFYTHYNENKHRNDMEIDFIISNNSRLKYKMFPIEVKSGKQYKTTSLNNFREKYKERIGESYIIHPRNLIVKDGIICIPPYMTMNI, from the coding sequence ATGATATTAAAAAGAAAAATATATAAAAAACTACTGGAATGGAAAAAGGAGTGTCAGGGGAAAAAAGCTTTACTGATAGAAGGCGCCAGACGTATTGGAAAGTCTACCATCTGCGAAGAATTTGGAAAAAGCGAATACAAAAGTTTTCTTCTGATTGACTTTGCTAAAAAAGATAAGGAAGTTGAGGGGTATTTTGAGAAATATCTGAATGATCTGGATACATTTTTTATGTTATTACAGACACATTTTGGAACAAAACTGACAGAGAGAAACTCTCTTATTATTTTTGATGAGGTGCAGATGTTTCCACAGGCAAGAGCAGCGATAAAATATTTAGTGGCAGATGGAAGATATGATTATATCGAAACTGGTTCATTGATATCTATCAGAGAAAATGTAAAGAACATCGTCATACCGTCAGAAGAAAGACATATCAATATGTATCCATTGGATTTTGAAGAATTTGCAATAGCATTAGAAGAAGATTTGCTGGTTGAATATATAAAAAAATGCTTTGAAAAAAGAGAACCTTTGGAAAGAAGTATGCATAATCAGGCAATGCTTTTGTTTCATCAGTATATGCTTGTTGGTGGGATGCCTATGCCTGTAGTAGCATTTATTGAAAGCAAAAAAGATTTTACAGAAGCGGATAGAGAAAAAAGGGACATTCTTAAATTGTATCGGGAAGATATTATGAAGATAGATATGAGATATAGAAGCAAAGTTCTTGCAATCTTTGACCAGATTCCGGGATTCCTTTCACAGCATGAAAAAAGAGTTGTATTCAAAAAGCTACAAGATGGTAGTTACGCAGACCAGTACGAAGAAACTTTTTTCTGGCTGTCGGATTCTATGATATCCAATGAATGCTTTTTGTGTAATGATCCGAATGTTGGCTTATCATTAAATGAGACAAGAAGCTATGTAAAGTGTTATATGGGTGATACCGGACTTTTGGTAAGCCATGCATTTGATGAAAATGAATTACTTGAAGATGAAGTATATAAACAGATATTGGCAGGCAAATTACAGATTAATGAAGGAATGCTTTATGAAAATGCAATAGCTCAGATGCTGGTGGCAAATGGACATAAATTATATTTTTATACACACTATAATGAAAATAAGCATCGAAATGATATGGAAATAGATTTTATCATTTCCAATAACAGCAGATTAAAATATAAGATGTTTCCGATTGAAGTAAAGTCTGGAAAGCAATATAAAACGACCTCATTAAATAATTTCAGAGAAAAATATAAGGAGCGCATAGGGGAAAGTTATATTATTCATCCAAGAAATTTAATTGTAAAAGATGGAATTATATGCATTCCCCCATATATGACGATGAATATATAA
- a CDS encoding AraC family transcriptional regulator, producing the protein MCCDNREELLDQLNPTFLFTWKGTRLKDEELYHSHDFIEMAFILSGHGRYRINGSLYDISEGDIIILNPGQKHQALCTDPSNPATEFFVGLCDVRFGDFPENYLPLHLKDLTSNPATQSPILHTSGELRQKLFKICTAMSAENDVCRSGRYIMLKSYLMQMLILLLREQSEPVKINTGCSFESTSKKYVVDQIVNYFEDHYSEKISLDQIAENMYLSPFYISRIFKSETGDTPIRHLINIRLEKAKELLENGFDGSIQEVAAEVGYDDVYHFSKLFKKRFGMPPSKTRKLL; encoded by the coding sequence ATGTGCTGTGACAACCGGGAAGAACTGCTTGACCAACTGAATCCTACTTTTTTATTTACCTGGAAAGGCACCCGTCTGAAAGACGAGGAACTCTATCACAGCCATGATTTCATCGAGATGGCTTTTATTTTGTCCGGTCACGGAAGATACCGGATCAATGGCTCCTTGTATGATATCTCCGAGGGCGATATCATTATTTTAAATCCGGGGCAGAAGCATCAGGCACTCTGCACAGACCCTTCCAATCCGGCTACGGAATTTTTTGTTGGATTATGTGACGTCCGTTTTGGGGATTTTCCGGAAAATTATCTGCCGCTGCATTTAAAAGATCTGACATCCAATCCAGCCACACAGTCTCCTATTTTACATACCTCCGGTGAACTGCGCCAGAAGCTGTTTAAGATCTGCACAGCCATGAGCGCAGAAAATGACGTCTGCCGCAGCGGACGTTATATCATGTTGAAAAGTTATCTGATGCAGATGCTGATCCTGCTGCTGCGGGAACAGAGTGAACCGGTAAAAATTAATACCGGCTGCTCTTTTGAATCTACCAGCAAAAAATATGTAGTTGACCAGATCGTAAATTATTTTGAGGATCATTACAGTGAAAAGATTTCTTTAGATCAGATTGCAGAAAATATGTACTTAAGTCCTTTTTATATCTCACGTATTTTTAAAAGTGAGACAGGCGATACACCGATCCGCCACCTGATCAATATCCGCCTTGAAAAAGCAAAAGAATTGTTAGAAAACGGCTTTGACGGCAGCATCCAGGAAGTTGCAGCCGAAGTCGGCTATGATGATGTCTATCATTTCAGCAAGCTGTTTAAAAAACGATTCGGAATGCCGCCGTCAAAGACCCGTAAATTATTATGA
- a CDS encoding ABC transporter ATP-binding protein — protein MTPMKWFFSFLKKYRGLMIIGILLTTAVSVLSVVNPYISGQIVDQVISGGRYDKLMPFIGCLIGVTVVMGILRFLFQVAFETASQGVLYDMRDKVYRKLLEEDFAFYNKKRTGDLMSRQTGDMDAIRHFVAYVVYMVYQSVLMFVFALLMIFTVNTKLALAMLVVLPFTAFATYRQTKEVRPAFKRNRDCFSSLNAFVQENVSGNRVVKAFAKEDFEIEKFNKENDKFRAAQIDASKIWMKYVPVFEVLSYALTIILILYGGYMVIQGEITLGQLVTVNGYLWMLNNPLRQAGWLVNDISNFTTSVEKIYATYSEEPHVKTPVSGVVKKHLKGEIEFKNVSYRADDEDIVMDVNFKVKPGQTVGIIGSTGAGKSTIMNLLCRFYDTTSGEVLVDGVNVRDMDLYNLRDNIGMAMQDVFLFSDTIEGNIAYGRPSCSFDEVKQAAIMADANHFIGALPDGYETIVGERGVGLSGGQKQRISLARALLKDPSILILDDTTSAVDMETESYIQSQLKKLDNKCTIFVIAYRISSIKDADLILVMDNGRIIEQGTHEELVAAGGYYATAFHNQYGEIPQEILSVKGEK, from the coding sequence ATGACACCAATGAAATGGTTCTTTTCATTTCTGAAAAAGTACCGGGGACTGATGATAATTGGTATTTTACTGACCACAGCGGTATCTGTGTTATCGGTGGTCAATCCGTACATATCCGGGCAGATCGTGGATCAGGTCATAAGCGGGGGCAGATATGATAAGCTGATGCCGTTTATCGGCTGTCTGATCGGCGTTACGGTCGTGATGGGGATCTTACGTTTTCTGTTTCAGGTAGCATTTGAGACAGCGTCGCAGGGTGTTTTGTACGATATGAGGGATAAGGTTTACCGAAAACTTTTGGAAGAGGATTTTGCATTTTATAACAAGAAGCGTACCGGGGATCTGATGAGCCGGCAGACCGGAGATATGGATGCGATCCGTCATTTTGTGGCGTATGTGGTCTACATGGTTTATCAGAGTGTGCTGATGTTTGTGTTTGCGCTGCTTATGATCTTTACCGTCAATACAAAACTGGCACTTGCCATGCTTGTGGTACTGCCGTTTACTGCATTTGCAACTTATCGTCAGACAAAAGAGGTACGTCCGGCATTCAAGCGCAACCGTGACTGTTTTTCTTCACTCAATGCGTTTGTGCAGGAAAATGTCAGTGGAAACCGCGTGGTAAAAGCATTTGCAAAAGAGGATTTTGAGATTGAAAAATTTAATAAGGAAAATGATAAATTCCGTGCGGCACAGATTGATGCGTCAAAGATCTGGATGAAATATGTGCCGGTATTTGAGGTGCTTTCGTATGCACTGACGATCATTCTGATCCTATATGGCGGCTATATGGTGATTCAGGGAGAAATCACGTTAGGGCAGCTTGTTACCGTAAACGGATATTTATGGATGTTAAACAACCCGCTGCGTCAGGCAGGATGGCTGGTCAATGATATCAGCAATTTCACAACTTCCGTGGAGAAAATCTATGCGACCTACAGTGAGGAACCGCATGTAAAAACACCGGTATCCGGAGTGGTAAAGAAGCATTTGAAAGGTGAGATCGAGTTTAAAAATGTATCTTACCGTGCAGATGATGAAGACATTGTCATGGATGTCAATTTTAAGGTAAAACCGGGGCAGACCGTCGGTATTATCGGTTCTACCGGAGCCGGAAAATCAACGATCATGAATCTGCTCTGCCGGTTTTATGACACGACTTCGGGAGAGGTACTTGTGGATGGTGTGAATGTCCGCGACATGGATCTTTATAACCTGCGGGATAATATCGGTATGGCAATGCAGGATGTATTCCTTTTTTCGGACACGATCGAAGGGAATATTGCATACGGAAGACCATCCTGCTCCTTTGATGAGGTAAAACAGGCTGCAATCATGGCGGATGCCAATCATTTTATCGGGGCACTTCCGGATGGTTATGAAACAATTGTAGGTGAGCGTGGTGTCGGACTTTCCGGCGGACAGAAACAGCGTATTTCGCTTGCAAGGGCGTTGTTAAAAGATCCGTCAATTCTGATCCTGGATGATACGACGTCAGCGGTGGATATGGAGACGGAGAGTTATATCCAGAGCCAGTTGAAAAAACTGGATAACAAATGCACGATCTTTGTCATAGCATACCGTATTTCTTCCATCAAAGATGCAGATCTGATCCTTGTCATGGATAACGGACGTATCATTGAACAGGGAACCCATGAGGAATTGGTGGCAGCAGGCGGTTATTATGCGACAGCTTTCCATAACCAGTATGGTGAGATCCCACAGGAGATTTTAAGCGTAAAGGGGGAAAAATGA
- a CDS encoding ABC transporter ATP-binding protein has protein sequence MARNRYDMDEILEDSFDVNQLKRLAGYIAPYKKKMAGVILLMLSSSALTMAIPIFFQNVMDNSIPQKDMSSIIFYSAATLLIALYSGLSLRIKIKTMSVIGQDIVHDIRYDIFCHLQELPFSYYDDRPHGKIQVRVVNYVNSLSDLLSNGIVNTFTDLCNLIFILIFMFALDVRLTLVCLCGLPVLVFVIILIKKKQRRAWQIQSNKQSNLNAYIAESINGIRVTQSFVRENENTGIFNNLSKNYRKSWMRAVMFNFTMGPSVDIISTFTTALIYVLGVRWILAPDMTLTVGVLIAFTAYIGRFWAPINTLAGFYNSLLTAISYLERIFETIDEPVGVKDAPDAIPMPEVVGEVKFSHVSFGYEPGQKILEDINFTAEPGETYAIVGPTGAGKSTIVNLISRFYNVDSGVITIDGIDISKVTLHSLRTQMGIMMQDSFIFAGTIMDNIRYGNRSATDEEVIRAAKTVCAHDFIMEMENGYETEVNERGSRLSAGQRQLISFARALLADPKILILDEATSSIDTETELLLQKGLNELLKGRTSFIIAHRLSTIKNANCILYVDKGDILERGNHDELMEQKGEYYKLYMSQYDFLK, from the coding sequence ATGGCAAGAAACAGATATGATATGGATGAAATATTAGAGGACAGCTTTGATGTAAACCAGCTCAAACGTCTGGCAGGCTATATTGCCCCATACAAAAAGAAGATGGCAGGCGTTATACTTTTAATGCTTTCTTCCTCGGCGCTTACCATGGCAATCCCGATCTTTTTTCAGAATGTCATGGATAACAGTATTCCGCAGAAAGATATGAGCTCCATTATCTTTTACAGCGCTGCAACATTGCTGATCGCACTTTATTCCGGTCTTTCCCTGCGGATCAAGATTAAGACCATGAGTGTGATCGGACAGGACATTGTGCATGATATCCGTTACGATATTTTCTGTCATCTGCAGGAACTCCCGTTTTCCTATTATGATGACAGACCACACGGAAAGATACAGGTGCGCGTGGTTAATTACGTGAACAGTTTAAGTGATCTTTTAAGCAATGGTATTGTCAATACATTTACAGATCTGTGCAATCTGATCTTCATTCTGATCTTCATGTTTGCATTAGATGTACGGCTGACATTAGTCTGCCTGTGCGGACTGCCGGTGCTTGTATTTGTGATCATCCTGATCAAGAAAAAACAGCGCAGGGCATGGCAGATCCAGAGCAATAAACAGTCAAACCTGAATGCTTATATTGCGGAAAGCATCAACGGAATCCGTGTGACACAGTCTTTTGTGAGGGAAAATGAAAATACAGGTATCTTCAACAACTTAAGTAAAAATTACCGGAAATCCTGGATGCGTGCGGTAATGTTTAATTTTACAATGGGACCGAGTGTTGATATTATCTCTACATTTACGACGGCACTGATCTATGTGCTGGGTGTCCGATGGATCTTAGCACCGGATATGACACTGACAGTCGGTGTGCTGATCGCATTTACCGCATATATCGGGCGTTTCTGGGCACCGATCAACACGCTGGCAGGATTTTATAATTCACTTTTGACAGCAATCTCTTATCTGGAGAGGATTTTTGAGACGATCGATGAGCCGGTTGGTGTCAAGGATGCACCGGATGCAATTCCGATGCCGGAAGTGGTGGGAGAAGTGAAATTTTCCCATGTGTCTTTTGGGTATGAACCGGGGCAGAAGATTCTGGAAGATATTAATTTTACGGCAGAACCGGGTGAAACTTATGCGATCGTCGGTCCGACCGGGGCAGGAAAATCCACGATCGTGAACCTCATCAGCCGTTTTTATAATGTAGATTCCGGAGTGATCACGATCGATGGCATTGATATCTCGAAGGTGACATTGCACTCCTTAAGGACCCAGATGGGGATCATGATGCAGGACAGCTTTATTTTTGCAGGAACGATCATGGATAATATCCGCTATGGCAACCGCAGTGCAACGGATGAGGAAGTGATCCGGGCAGCAAAAACAGTCTGTGCACATGATTTTATCATGGAGATGGAAAACGGTTATGAAACAGAAGTGAATGAAAGAGGAAGCAGGCTTTCTGCCGGTCAGCGACAGCTTATTTCCTTTGCAAGGGCACTGCTTGCAGATCCGAAGATCCTGATCTTAGATGAGGCGACTTCGAGCATTGATACCGAGACGGAACTGCTTTTGCAGAAAGGATTGAACGAACTTTTGAAGGGACGGACTTCTTTTATCATTGCACACAGACTTTCTACGATCAAAAATGCAAACTGCATCTTATATGTGGATAAAGGCGATATTTTAGAGCGTGGAAATCATGACGAACTGATGGAACAGAAGGGTGAGTATTATAAACTTTATATGTCACAGTATGATTTCTTAAAATGA
- a CDS encoding response regulator transcription factor: MYRVLIADDESIIREGIKCLFDWEALGYTIAGEAANGEAAYQQLLALQPDVVLLDIRMPGMLGLDVIREARAQGFTGKVIILSGYSDFKYAQEAIRYGVQYYLTKPIDEDELEEILCSIKETLDKDTATANTREHYREKARETIIRDLLTNEIDLSHVNAADLHLTADTYQVVIYEKYSHNTADASYRFSDLLRVTNQDNNSYDNITLQYQEVILLKGTFAIQKFNDFLERYQRESRPQENSPLDSLFITYGACVSELSEVHTSYIQAKQLLERRFFCEQEQHTIGYDELPEPDSLKLILNDVFLNRYATSLFEYLQAFNRNMLAENLTQLTNELYHAADTIDSIRLFLTDLYLQIKEQTNRLYNGANIPFPSNADIIRLIEEKYYLYEIILFFTEQFEMIMSSIGNSSRESVLDDILHYINHNYASNITLENIAPLFGYNSSYLGKIFRKKMGENFNSYVDHVRIKHSMELLCSSELKVYAIAEKVGYRNVDYFHIKFKKYVGKSPAEYRKEHKNE; this comes from the coding sequence ATGTATCGGGTTTTAATCGCAGATGACGAATCCATTATTCGTGAAGGTATCAAATGTCTGTTTGACTGGGAGGCTCTCGGCTATACGATCGCCGGTGAAGCTGCTAACGGTGAGGCTGCTTATCAACAGCTCCTTGCCTTACAGCCGGATGTTGTTCTTTTAGATATCCGCATGCCGGGAATGCTCGGACTTGATGTCATCCGTGAAGCAAGGGCACAGGGTTTTACCGGAAAAGTCATTATCTTAAGCGGCTATTCTGATTTCAAATATGCGCAGGAAGCCATCCGTTATGGCGTGCAGTATTATCTGACAAAACCTATTGACGAGGATGAACTAGAAGAGATTCTTTGCTCGATCAAAGAAACTTTAGACAAAGACACTGCAACTGCAAATACAAGGGAGCATTACCGTGAAAAAGCAAGGGAAACCATCATCCGGGATCTTTTAACGAATGAAATCGATCTCTCCCACGTAAATGCTGCAGATCTGCATCTGACAGCAGACACTTACCAGGTTGTGATCTATGAGAAATACAGTCATAACACTGCAGATGCCTCCTACCGCTTTTCAGATCTTTTACGTGTGACCAATCAGGATAATAATTCCTATGATAATATCACCTTGCAGTATCAGGAAGTTATTTTGCTGAAAGGAACTTTTGCGATCCAGAAATTTAATGATTTTTTAGAGCGTTACCAGAGGGAAAGCCGCCCTCAGGAGAACTCGCCGCTCGACAGTCTTTTTATTACATACGGTGCATGCGTGTCAGAGCTTTCAGAAGTCCATACTTCTTATATACAGGCAAAACAGCTCTTAGAGCGCCGCTTCTTCTGCGAACAGGAACAACATACCATCGGCTATGATGAGCTGCCGGAACCAGACAGTTTAAAACTGATCTTAAACGATGTTTTTTTAAACCGTTATGCCACCAGTTTGTTTGAATATCTTCAGGCATTCAACCGCAACATGTTAGCGGAAAACTTAACACAGCTTACCAATGAGCTTTACCATGCTGCCGATACGATCGATTCCATACGGCTTTTTCTGACAGACCTTTATCTGCAGATCAAGGAACAGACAAACCGCCTTTATAATGGCGCAAATATCCCATTTCCAAGCAATGCAGACATCATCCGGCTGATTGAAGAAAAATATTATCTCTATGAGATCATCCTTTTCTTCACGGAACAGTTTGAAATGATCATGTCCTCGATCGGCAACTCTTCCCGTGAAAGCGTGCTGGATGATATCTTACATTACATCAACCACAATTATGCAAGCAATATCACATTGGAAAATATTGCACCGCTGTTTGGTTACAACAGCTCGTATCTCGGAAAGATCTTCCGCAAAAAGATGGGCGAAAACTTTAACTCCTATGTCGACCATGTCCGCATCAAACACTCGATGGAGCTCCTCTGTTCCTCAGAGTTAAAAGTTTATGCGATCGCAGAAAAAGTCGGTTACCGGAATGTCGATTATTTCCATATCAAATTCAAAAAATATGTTGGAAAAAGTCCGGCAGAATACCGGAAAGAACATAAAAATGAATAA
- the yicI gene encoding alpha-xylosidase produces the protein MKFSNGCWLQKERCECFSPAEVYFSKIEKDQVTICAPTSKITQRGDTLGGINLTIVISAPYEEVLRVQTYHHMGVQKKAPSFEIAPAESGHLKAEEKADKLIISSGSLRLEVQKENGALTFYRGEEKITASGWRDLAYMKTDWKGFAYDKGPEDAYMREQLSLSVGELIYGLGERFSAFVKNGQSVDIWNEDGGTSTEQSYKNIPFYISNKGYGVFVNHPECVSFEVATEMVTKVEFSVPGENLDYFLINGPTMKEVLMRYTDITGKPSLPAPWTFGLWLSTSFTTNYDEKTVNSFVDGMFDRKIPLSVFHFDCFWMKDFNWCDFTWDSRVFPDPEGMLKRLKAKGLKICVWINSYVGQESSMFQEGVEGGYFLKRPNGDVWQWDMWQPGLAIVDFTNPAACEWYGKKLEALLDMGVDCFKTDFGERIPTDAVYYDGSDPVKMHNYYTYLYNKVVFNVLKKKKGEKEAILFARSATAGGQKFPVHWGGDCWSDYESMEESLRGGLSLTSSGFGYWSHDIGGFESTSTPDVYKRWCAFGLLSSHSRLHGSTSYRVPWAYDEEAVDVVRYFAQLKASLMPYLYRNAIETSKTGIPMMRSMVLEFTEDKNCAYLATQYMLGDSLLVAPIFREDSIAEYYLPEGTWTSLLTGEVKEGGKWYKEKHGYLSIPLYVKEGSIVAMGARNDNAVYDYADGVTFRAYALKDGIKAETVVYGTENEKEASANVVKNGSSYQIAVESNKASKVALMNVGTPKQVTGASYTQDGENVIVAFDGNGKAEVVF, from the coding sequence ATGAAATTCAGTAATGGATGCTGGCTGCAGAAAGAGCGCTGCGAGTGCTTTTCTCCGGCAGAGGTATATTTTTCAAAGATTGAGAAGGATCAGGTAACGATCTGTGCACCGACAAGCAAGATCACGCAGCGTGGAGATACACTTGGAGGAATTAATCTTACCATCGTGATCTCAGCTCCGTATGAGGAGGTTTTAAGAGTTCAGACTTATCATCATATGGGTGTGCAGAAGAAAGCACCATCCTTTGAGATCGCACCGGCAGAGAGCGGACATTTAAAGGCGGAAGAGAAAGCAGACAAATTGATTATTTCAAGCGGATCACTGCGTCTGGAGGTGCAGAAAGAGAATGGGGCACTGACTTTCTACCGCGGTGAGGAGAAAATCACGGCAAGCGGCTGGAGAGACCTTGCATATATGAAAACCGACTGGAAAGGTTTTGCTTATGACAAAGGACCGGAAGATGCTTATATGAGAGAGCAGTTATCTCTTTCCGTGGGTGAGCTGATCTATGGTCTTGGTGAACGTTTTTCCGCATTTGTAAAAAATGGACAGAGTGTGGATATCTGGAATGAAGATGGCGGTACTTCCACAGAGCAGTCTTATAAGAATATTCCGTTTTATATTTCAAACAAAGGATATGGTGTATTCGTAAATCATCCGGAGTGCGTTTCTTTTGAGGTTGCAACAGAGATGGTGACAAAAGTAGAGTTTTCCGTACCAGGCGAAAATCTTGATTACTTCCTGATCAACGGACCTACGATGAAAGAAGTGCTGATGCGTTATACAGATATCACCGGAAAACCATCGCTTCCGGCACCGTGGACTTTCGGACTCTGGCTGTCCACATCTTTTACGACCAACTATGATGAAAAGACAGTCAACAGTTTTGTCGATGGAATGTTTGACCGCAAGATTCCGTTATCAGTATTTCATTTTGACTGTTTCTGGATGAAAGATTTTAACTGGTGTGATTTTACCTGGGATTCAAGAGTTTTCCCGGATCCGGAGGGAATGCTAAAACGACTGAAAGCAAAAGGTTTAAAGATCTGTGTATGGATCAACAGCTATGTGGGACAAGAGTCCTCCATGTTCCAAGAAGGCGTTGAGGGTGGTTACTTCTTAAAACGTCCAAACGGCGATGTATGGCAGTGGGATATGTGGCAGCCGGGACTTGCCATTGTTGACTTTACCAATCCGGCAGCCTGCGAGTGGTATGGAAAAAAATTAGAGGCACTGCTTGATATGGGTGTGGACTGCTTTAAGACAGATTTTGGTGAGAGAATACCGACGGATGCTGTATATTATGACGGCTCTGATCCGGTTAAGATGCACAACTACTATACATACCTCTACAATAAAGTAGTATTTAACGTGTTAAAGAAGAAAAAAGGTGAAAAAGAGGCAATTCTTTTTGCACGTTCTGCAACTGCAGGCGGACAGAAGTTCCCGGTTCACTGGGGTGGTGACTGCTGGTCTGACTATGAATCCATGGAGGAGAGCCTTCGCGGTGGTCTGTCACTGACAAGTTCCGGCTTTGGATACTGGAGCCATGATATCGGAGGATTTGAGAGCACATCCACACCGGACGTCTATAAGAGATGGTGTGCTTTCGGACTTCTTTCTTCCCATTCAAGACTGCATGGATCTACTTCTTACCGTGTGCCGTGGGCATATGATGAAGAAGCAGTGGATGTGGTACGCTACTTTGCACAGCTTAAGGCATCTTTGATGCCATATCTGTACCGCAATGCGATCGAGACGTCCAAAACAGGTATTCCTATGATGCGCAGCATGGTACTTGAATTTACCGAAGATAAAAACTGTGCATATTTAGCAACACAGTACATGTTAGGTGATTCCCTGCTCGTTGCACCGATCTTCCGCGAGGACAGTATCGCAGAATATTACCTGCCGGAGGGAACATGGACATCCTTACTGACCGGAGAAGTCAAAGAGGGAGGTAAGTGGTACAAAGAGAAACATGGTTACTTAAGTATTCCTCTTTATGTCAAAGAGGGCAGTATTGTGGCTATGGGAGCAAGAAATGATAATGCAGTTTATGACTATGCAGATGGTGTGACATTCCGTGCATATGCATTAAAAGATGGCATCAAGGCAGAAACTGTCGTATATGGAACGGAAAATGAAAAAGAAGCATCTGCAAATGTTGTAAAGAACGGATCTTCTTATCAGATCGCGGTAGAGAGTAATAAGGCATCCAAAGTGGCATTGATGAACGTTGGCACTCCAAAGCAGGTAACCGGTGCATCCTATACACAGGATGGGGAAAATGTCATCGTAGCATTTGACGGTAACGGCAAGGCAGAGGTTGTATTTTAA